A segment of the Hallerella succinigenes genome:
ATTTCGAATGCTTCAATCCTCGCCCTGTGGAGCGTCCGTCTTTCAAACATCCAATCGTTACAAGACTGCAAAACAGCTCGATGGAAAGTTCGACATTTTACTTTGTGACGGGGGGCTCGAAGATACACGTTTTGTAAATGCCACCCGGTTCGTTTTGCGGTGGGACGAAACGGCAAAATCCCTGACCGATCTGTTTCCCTGCGGTTCATGCGTGAGCCTTGAAAAAGATCATCCCGATGCATGGACGATTGACGGCTACCGTGAACAGGCAACCTCAAGCGCGGATATGGCGAAGCCAAATTTTGCGGTCACATTTGGCATTGAAAAGATTCAAAACCTTCAAGGGAAATCGCTTTCTCCAAATTCACCCGTGGCCGTGGTCACGGGCATCGGAAACCCAAAACGTTTTGCGTTAGACATCGAAAGCTTTGGACTTCAAATTCAAAAATGCGTATTTCTTACGGATCATTCCAAGGCATACGCACGAGTTCTCCGCGCAGAACTCGACGGGGATCTTCCTATAGTTCTTTCCGAAAAAGATGCTGCCCGTCTCAGTGTACAGGAAAAAGAAAACCCGGCCCTCTATATTGCAAAGGAACGGGTTCAAATCAATTCCGCCTTGTTGGATTATTTAAAAGCGGCTGACGGCGGTGCTGCCAAGAATCCACCGTCCACATTGTAAACCTTGGTATAACCCTGCTGAATCAAAAAATCTGAAGCGGCACGGCTTCGCTTTCCGCTGCGGCAGAATATAAGCAGGTTCTTGTCTTTCGGAAGTTCCGAGTAGCGGGCCTGAATCTGCTGCAGAGGAATGTTCAAAGAACCGGCGACGGTACCCTGGGCGACTTCCTGCGGAGTGCGGACATCTACAAAAATAGCCTTGGCTTTCTTATCCTTGCTCATTTCAATCGCCTTTTCCCAAGAGACCGTGGTGAACAAATCCTTGGAATCGTTTCCCGCGAAGGTAAAACCGCAAATGCAGAGGATGAGAAGTGCGAAAAGGGTAAAGTGCTTCATAGAATCTCCTTGTTTGGTTTTAAAATTATCAATCCGCATTCCAAGTTGGAATGATAAATCTGCCTTTTTTGCAAAAAAATGTTTGTTATCGAACAAAGAAATCGCTTTGAAGTTGGATTTCCCTTTATGCTATGTAAATTGTAGAAAGGAGTCGTTAAAAAATGATATCGACAAAACGGAAAATGGGATTTCTTGCGGCAGCATTTATGCTTGCGGCGGTGTTCATTGTTTCATTGATTGGGGTTTCTAAAAATCGTTCTTCGAACAATTCCATTGTTTGGGATTCTCCTTGGGAAGTGACGTACCATGGGAAGACATCGCAGCCACCATCACTGGCTCAGTATCGACCGATTCAAGGGGAAGCTCCACTTGGGGATTCCTTGCTTTTGGAAACGACCTTGCCGACGCGACTTTCGGATTATTCCGCATTGCATATTCGATTGTTTGTGTCGACGATGGATGTTTATTTAAACGACGAAAAAATTTATTCCTACGGGCAAGAACTTTTAAGCGAAGGCTTGATAGTGGGAAGCGGATATCATCGGATTGAACTTCCGGCTGGATGGGGCGGCCAAAAATTAAGGCTGAAAGTTTATGCGGCGGAATCGGGAGCCTTTGACATTATGCCAGAGACGACGATTCTACCGAATCAGATGATGGGCGCTCCGTATTTGGCGGAGCATATTTCGGTGTCGTTCTGCATCGCGATTTTTATGACCCTGTTCGGGGCGATGGCGATGGTCGGCGGCATCGGCGCAATGGGCTTTGCGGGCTATTTCGTCCGTTTGCCGTTGATCGGATTCTTTTCCTTCGTACTCGGTATTTGGACGATTTGTTACACGCATGAAATTCAGCTGATTTCGCTGAACCTGGAATTCAATGCGATTCTTGAATATGCGATGCTTTATCTTGCACCGATTTCGATCGAACTTCTATTCGTCAGTATGCGCAGAAAGAAACTTTCGGGATGGCGCTGGTACGGGCTTGTGTCACTTCCGATTTTTAATGGAATCTTTTTTGCCGGAACGACGATTCTCCAGCTTGCGCATGTGGCGAACTATCCTCAATTCCTGTTGCTTTTCCATATTTACATGGTCTTGGGTATCGTGTTCCTGATGGTGCCGGGAGTTGTTTATTCTAAAAAGGATGGACTTCCGGAAAGAATTTCCGATATCGGATTTTTGCTCTTCTGCCTTTCTTGTATCGCAGAACTTGTCGTATTTAATTTGAGCCGGGTTACACCGGGTGTGGATCCGCGAGGAAATCCGATTACGTCTTGGGGACTTCTCGTCTATTTGATGTCTTTGCTCGTCAGTTATGTGATTTACTTGCAGCGTGCGATTGTGAACAAAACGGAAAAGGACCTGCTTTCTTCGCTTGCGTACCGAGATGCTTTGACGGGGCTTTACAACCGTGCAAAATGTGAGCAAATTTTCGACGTGCTGAACGGAATCGGTTCGGACTATGCGGTGACGAGTATCGACATGAACGGCCTAAAGAAGCTGAACGATACCTATGGGCATGGGAAGGGCGATGAACAGCTCCAGGCATTTGCTAAAACCTTGTCCGAAGCGTTCAAGGGAATCGGAACTCCGATTCGTATGGGCGGCGATGAATTTTTGGTGATTGTACGGCAGGAACATTTGAACGATATGGAAACCGCCTTTGAAAAAATGCGAGTTCTTCAGGAAGAAGCCTCGCAAGTTTTGCCAATCCCGCTTTCCGCGTCTTACGGAACCGCGATGCGTAGTGAAGTGCGTTCTACCGCAGGCGATGTTTACCGCCTCGCGGACGATCGCATGTACAAGATGAAAAAAGAATCCAAGGATACGCGCGAGGATTAGCTCTGCATGCCTCTGAAACGTTTCGGCGTCGCCCGAATTCTCAACAAACGCGGATACTGTTCCCGCTCTGTAGCCGAAAATCTTGTCCGTGAAGGTCGTGTGACCTTAGATGGGCGCCTTGTCCGCGACCCGGAAACGCCTGCAACGGAATCTTCTAAAATCACCGTCGATGGAAAGCCTGTTTCGAAAATAGCGCATGTTTACTTCGCAATGAACAAACCCCGTGGAATTGTGACGACCGCTTCCGATGAAAAGGGACGTAAAACGGTCATGGACCTTTTGAAAGGAAAATTGCCGCAGCATGTTTTCCCTGTTGGACGTCTCGACAAGGCGAGCGAAGGTCTGCTTCTTTTTACCAACGACACCGCTTTCGCAGACCGCATTCTTGCCCCGGAAACACATCTAGAAAAAGAATATCACGTTCAGGTTTCCCGTGCACCCTCCAGAGAAGAAATGGAGCAAATGAAAAAAGGAGTTCTGGTTCCTCCGCGCGTTTTTGGAGAATCTCCGGAACAGATGCGAATGGCGGATGTTCGCGTTTTACGAACCGGCGAAAAAACGGCTTGGCTTTCCGTTGTGCTGCATGAAGGCAAGAATCGAGAAATTCGGCGTATTTTGCAGACTTTTGAAATAGAAGTCTTGCGCCTTGTCCGCGTTCGCATTGGAAATTGGGCGCTTGGGAATTTAAAACCCGGTGAAATTTCCAAATTGTCTTTAGACAACGCATAAAACTTTATTTTGCTCGCGCATTCTTTAGCGAAGATAGATTTTTAGCATAAAGGAATGGTGTACTATGCAAAAATCAAAATTCGCTGTTGCGATGTTTTCGACTCTATTTGGTTTGGGTTCTGCGGCTGCTGAAGTACTCGCGTTTCCGGAAGCTTTGGGTTTTGGCGCCCAGGTGACTGGTGGCCGTGCGGGTTCCGTTTATCATGTTACCAACCTCAACGATTCGGGCGAAGGCTCTTTTCGAGATGCGGTGAGTCAAGGAAA
Coding sequences within it:
- a CDS encoding tetraacyldisaccharide 4'-kinase, whose amino-acid sequence is MLGQVPFPLRFLLAGIYRAVFCAFRRTLYRPKKPLQKSRVWIVGSFLAGGAGKTPLVQRLSELLTAQGYRVAILCHQTAWDEFRMLQSSPCGASVFQTSNRYKTAKQLDGKFDILLCDGGLEDTRFVNATRFVLRWDETAKSLTDLFPCGSCVSLEKDHPDAWTIDGYREQATSSADMAKPNFAVTFGIEKIQNLQGKSLSPNSPVAVVTGIGNPKRFALDIESFGLQIQKCVFLTDHSKAYARVLRAELDGDLPIVLSEKDAARLSVQEKENPALYIAKERVQINSALLDYLKAADGGAAKNPPSTL
- a CDS encoding GGDEF domain-containing protein, with amino-acid sequence MGFLAAAFMLAAVFIVSLIGVSKNRSSNNSIVWDSPWEVTYHGKTSQPPSLAQYRPIQGEAPLGDSLLLETTLPTRLSDYSALHIRLFVSTMDVYLNDEKIYSYGQELLSEGLIVGSGYHRIELPAGWGGQKLRLKVYAAESGAFDIMPETTILPNQMMGAPYLAEHISVSFCIAIFMTLFGAMAMVGGIGAMGFAGYFVRLPLIGFFSFVLGIWTICYTHEIQLISLNLEFNAILEYAMLYLAPISIELLFVSMRRKKLSGWRWYGLVSLPIFNGIFFAGTTILQLAHVANYPQFLLLFHIYMVLGIVFLMVPGVVYSKKDGLPERISDIGFLLFCLSCIAELVVFNLSRVTPGVDPRGNPITSWGLLVYLMSLLVSYVIYLQRAIVNKTEKDLLSSLAYRDALTGLYNRAKCEQIFDVLNGIGSDYAVTSIDMNGLKKLNDTYGHGKGDEQLQAFAKTLSEAFKGIGTPIRMGGDEFLVIVRQEHLNDMETAFEKMRVLQEEASQVLPIPLSASYGTAMRSEVRSTAGDVYRLADDRMYKMKKESKDTRED
- a CDS encoding pseudouridine synthase, which produces MPLKRFGVARILNKRGYCSRSVAENLVREGRVTLDGRLVRDPETPATESSKITVDGKPVSKIAHVYFAMNKPRGIVTTASDEKGRKTVMDLLKGKLPQHVFPVGRLDKASEGLLLFTNDTAFADRILAPETHLEKEYHVQVSRAPSREEMEQMKKGVLVPPRVFGESPEQMRMADVRVLRTGEKTAWLSVVLHEGKNREIRRILQTFEIEVLRLVRVRIGNWALGNLKPGEISKLSLDNA
- a CDS encoding rhodanese-like domain-containing protein encodes the protein MKHFTLFALLILCICGFTFAGNDSKDLFTTVSWEKAIEMSKDKKAKAIFVDVRTPQEVAQGTVAGSLNIPLQQIQARYSELPKDKNLLIFCRSGKRSRAASDFLIQQGYTKVYNVDGGFLAAPPSAAFK